In Pengzhenrongella sicca, a single genomic region encodes these proteins:
- a CDS encoding toxin-antitoxin system YwqK family antitoxin: MTEAVTPPAAPNEVDAQGRPTGSWEERFTNGRVSAVGRYDAGARVGAWTFWFQNGRVRARGSYVRGEHDGPWEWFRVDGKPLQSGSFVGGLQDGFWTRHHSTGAILDQGTWDAGTKVGEWRKFDPAGNLVRTTQHRGRA, translated from the coding sequence GTGACGGAGGCCGTCACGCCGCCGGCGGCGCCGAACGAGGTCGATGCGCAGGGTCGCCCGACGGGCAGCTGGGAGGAGCGCTTCACCAACGGGAGGGTGTCCGCGGTCGGGAGGTACGACGCCGGCGCGAGAGTCGGCGCGTGGACGTTCTGGTTCCAGAACGGCCGGGTGCGCGCCCGCGGCAGCTACGTACGCGGGGAGCACGACGGCCCCTGGGAGTGGTTCAGGGTCGACGGCAAGCCGCTGCAGTCCGGCTCGTTCGTCGGCGGGCTGCAGGACGGCTTCTGGACGCGCCACCACAGCACGGGCGCGATTCTCGACCAGGGCACCTGGGATGCGGGCACCAAGGTCGGCGAGTGGCGCAAGTTCGACCCCGCGGGAAACCTTGTCCGGACCACTCAGCACCGTGGGCGGGCCTGA
- a CDS encoding VOC family protein, with translation MWINLTSVFVDDQDKALQFYTQVLGFEKKTEIPLGEHRWLTVVSPRYRDGVELVLEPDDHPAVGPFKSALSADGIPFASFAVDDVAAEVDRLKGLGVHFTQDVLQMGPVTTAVLDDTCGNLIQLASSS, from the coding sequence ATGTGGATCAACCTGACGAGCGTGTTCGTCGATGATCAGGACAAGGCGCTGCAGTTCTACACGCAGGTGCTCGGCTTCGAGAAGAAGACCGAGATCCCGCTGGGGGAGCACCGGTGGCTGACCGTCGTCTCGCCCCGCTATCGCGACGGGGTGGAGCTCGTGCTCGAGCCGGATGACCATCCCGCGGTGGGGCCCTTCAAGTCGGCGCTCAGCGCGGACGGGATCCCGTTCGCGTCCTTCGCGGTCGACGACGTCGCGGCCGAGGTGGATCGACTCAAGGGTTTGGGAGTCCACTTCACGCAGGACGTGCTGCAGATGGGCCCGGTCACCACGGCGGTGCTCGACGACACGTGCGGGAACCTCATCCAGCTCGCGAGCAGCTCGTGA
- a CDS encoding ArsR/SmtB family transcription factor, whose amino-acid sequence MGDVYRALADPTRRALLDELRKRGDQTLFELCVRLTATHGVSSSRQAISQHLDVLEAAGLVVTRRQGRFKYHDLDTSPLRAVVERWPLPE is encoded by the coding sequence GTGGGTGATGTGTATAGGGCTCTTGCCGACCCGACCCGGCGGGCCCTGCTCGACGAGCTGCGCAAGCGAGGTGATCAGACCCTGTTCGAGCTGTGCGTGCGGCTGACGGCGACGCACGGCGTGAGCTCGTCCCGGCAAGCGATCTCCCAGCACCTCGACGTCCTGGAGGCCGCCGGCCTGGTCGTGACGCGGCGGCAGGGTCGGTTCAAGTATCACGACCTGGACACCTCGCCCTTGCGGGCCGTCGTCGAGCGCTGGCCACTGCCCGAGTGA
- a CDS encoding TetR/AcrR family transcriptional regulator, whose amino-acid sequence MASSRHDPRFLRSRAAIVNAARELLVAHGPGAITHARVAEQAGIARATVYRHWPRTDQLLAAAMTTVPMPFFDAPSVPTRAWLVHELTAIARQLDHHDVRVVATTLANAALWEDDMDARREGYARLLTNRLTEALEVAQARGEVDLHTAPRHAAALAIGPIYFRATIERDSTDDELIAAAVENLGRWR is encoded by the coding sequence ATGGCTTCCTCTCGACACGATCCGCGGTTCCTGCGCAGCCGAGCAGCGATCGTCAACGCTGCCCGCGAGTTGCTGGTGGCGCACGGGCCCGGAGCTATCACGCACGCTCGGGTCGCCGAACAGGCGGGGATCGCGCGGGCCACCGTCTACCGGCACTGGCCGCGCACCGATCAACTTCTCGCTGCGGCGATGACCACCGTGCCGATGCCGTTCTTCGACGCTCCCAGCGTGCCGACTCGCGCCTGGCTGGTCCACGAGCTGACCGCCATCGCCCGACAACTCGATCACCACGACGTACGGGTCGTCGCCACCACGTTGGCCAACGCCGCACTCTGGGAGGACGACATGGACGCACGTCGCGAGGGCTACGCCCGCCTGCTCACCAACCGGCTGACCGAGGCCCTCGAAGTAGCTCAAGCGCGGGGGGAAGTCGATCTGCACACCGCTCCCCGCCATGCAGCCGCCCTCGCGATCGGACCGATCTACTTTCGAGCCACCATCGAACGAGACTCCACCGACGACGAGCTCATTGCGGCCGCCGTAGAAAACCTCGGCCGATGGAGATGA
- a CDS encoding NAD(P)-dependent oxidoreductase — translation MRQEVAQKRIVVLGATGATGRLVVSTALGRGHHVIALVRRKGAFEPAQRLRETEWSVLGDAATLSSALTGTDAVISALGGAARGPTSVCTDAMAVTVPAMQRAGISRLIVLSAHGVAESRDRSLFSLAVWAGVGEKMRDKETMEPLITSSSLEWTIVRPPMLKDTPAIGKYRVATDLPVHLWTSIGRADLADFLVREVDSPHYVHAYPRIAR, via the coding sequence ATGAGACAAGAAGTCGCACAAAAGCGGATCGTCGTGCTGGGAGCGACCGGCGCCACGGGCCGTCTCGTAGTGTCGACCGCGCTCGGGCGCGGTCACCACGTCATCGCCCTGGTCCGCCGGAAGGGCGCGTTCGAACCCGCGCAGCGCTTGCGGGAGACGGAATGGAGCGTCCTGGGCGACGCGGCGACGTTATCGTCGGCCCTGACGGGCACTGATGCGGTCATCAGCGCCTTGGGCGGAGCGGCGAGGGGCCCGACCTCCGTCTGCACCGACGCCATGGCCGTCACCGTCCCGGCGATGCAGCGCGCGGGGATCTCCCGGTTGATCGTCCTCAGCGCCCACGGAGTAGCCGAGAGCCGCGACCGGTCGCTGTTCTCCCTCGCGGTGTGGGCCGGAGTCGGGGAGAAGATGCGCGACAAGGAGACCATGGAGCCCCTCATCACTTCCTCGAGCCTGGAGTGGACGATCGTGCGTCCGCCGATGCTCAAGGACACCCCAGCGATCGGGAAATACCGGGTCGCCACCGACCTGCCGGTGCACCTGTGGACCTCGATCGGCCGCGCCGACCTCGCCGACTTCCTCGTTCGCGAGGTCGATAGCCCTCACTACGTGCACGCCTACCCGCGGATAGCCCGATGA
- a CDS encoding SDR family NAD(P)-dependent oxidoreductase produces MVTGASGGMGRVIVGELARAGAHVVTVARDASRTESLLLETVGKGGPGGFEVIQADLSLRKGVLGAAAEISERHERVHVLVNNAGAHFPDRRLTPDGVEMHVAVDYLAAFGLTYLLQENLARAAGRVVNVASNTLNDTRQVKLPGRSRPATLDPGHLDDLTRLNPVTGFVPFEAYARAKLLAVTSGYHFARTLRPHAVTVNSVHPGIVATNIINDLVPAALRPFSGLIRATMLTPREGASAALRLATDPALAGLTGRYYSREKETATPAISHDAAVQQRLHETSSRWFEH; encoded by the coding sequence GTGGTCACCGGCGCCAGCGGCGGCATGGGGCGAGTCATCGTCGGCGAGCTCGCCCGGGCCGGCGCGCACGTGGTGACCGTGGCACGGGACGCCTCCCGCACCGAGAGCCTGCTGCTGGAAACCGTCGGTAAGGGCGGTCCGGGAGGGTTCGAGGTCATCCAAGCAGACCTATCCCTGCGCAAGGGAGTGCTCGGCGCGGCCGCGGAGATCAGCGAACGCCACGAACGGGTGCATGTACTGGTCAACAACGCCGGTGCGCACTTCCCGGACCGACGCCTGACACCCGACGGGGTCGAGATGCACGTCGCGGTGGACTACCTGGCCGCCTTCGGACTCACGTACCTGCTGCAAGAGAACTTGGCGCGAGCAGCGGGGCGGGTGGTCAACGTCGCCTCCAACACCCTGAACGACACCCGCCAGGTCAAGCTCCCCGGACGCAGCCGCCCGGCCACCCTCGACCCCGGGCACCTCGACGACCTCACCCGCCTGAACCCGGTGACCGGCTTCGTTCCCTTCGAGGCCTACGCCCGCGCCAAACTCCTCGCCGTCACCAGTGGCTACCACTTCGCGAGAACCTTGCGACCCCACGCCGTCACGGTGAACTCCGTGCACCCCGGCATCGTGGCCACCAACATCATCAACGACCTCGTCCCAGCGGCACTGCGGCCCTTCAGCGGGCTCATCCGCGCGACCATGTTGACCCCCCGCGAGGGAGCCTCCGCCGCGCTGCGGCTGGCCACCGACCCCGCTCTCGCGGGTCTGACCGGTCGCTACTACAGCAGGGAAAAGGAGACGGCAACCCCCGCCATCTCTCACGACGCAGCCGTTCAGCAGCGACTGCACGAGACAAGTAGCAGGTGGTTCGAGCACTGA
- a CDS encoding HNH endonuclease signature motif containing protein yields MNSFESLAATAGREVSVADRLVRLRAEVDALVAIDPRELGASAVEFFDQVFEASDRLHAAAASVLPTIDDDGMWACAGARSFASWVAARARVTRAYAHRLTRLGRALTGDLTPTAAAIRAGGPERLGVDHAQILISAAATSDLRRTLLADPDHDGQRFLLTQARTLPADQFRLVAHRWAAVVDPDADERGYRTATDREYLDVAATTGGYHLAGYLTTDHGQALLVALDAVTSKPAPGDTRTGPQRRAGALTDLARTCLDRGLLRRGAIIRPHLSVLIDYPTLHHLTTHTDAGDKTGQTGTCTCPADGLGPVTPAVFEDGQVVPRAVLDSLLCDAAISRYIFGPDSQLINIGRTERIYPDELRRAIIARDTHCQYPGCTAPPRLCEAHHTKHWGRDHGTTDATTGVLLCWHHHIHVHTHDIDITWKTHPTETSTEKHGKRSRKNAPTGHWEFTDRNGNLIQ; encoded by the coding sequence ATGAACAGTTTTGAGAGCCTCGCCGCGACCGCCGGGCGGGAGGTGAGCGTGGCGGACCGGCTGGTCCGGTTGCGGGCCGAGGTCGATGCCCTCGTTGCGATCGACCCGCGGGAACTCGGGGCGTCCGCGGTGGAGTTCTTCGATCAGGTGTTCGAGGCCTCCGACCGGCTGCACGCCGCCGCCGCGAGCGTCCTGCCCACGATCGACGACGACGGGATGTGGGCCTGCGCGGGGGCGCGGTCCTTCGCGTCCTGGGTCGCCGCGCGCGCCCGGGTGACCCGCGCCTACGCCCACCGCCTGACCCGCCTGGGCCGGGCCCTGACCGGTGACCTCACCCCCACCGCCGCCGCCATCCGCGCGGGCGGGCCCGAGCGCCTGGGGGTGGATCACGCGCAGATCCTGATCAGCGCCGCCGCCACCAGCGACCTACGCCGGACCCTGCTGGCCGACCCCGACCACGACGGACAACGGTTCCTGCTCACCCAGGCCCGCACCCTGCCCGCCGACCAGTTCCGCCTCGTCGCCCACCGCTGGGCCGCCGTGGTCGACCCCGACGCCGACGAACGCGGGTACCGCACCGCCACCGACCGCGAATACCTCGACGTCGCCGCCACCACCGGCGGCTACCACCTCGCCGGGTACCTCACCACCGACCACGGCCAAGCCCTCCTCGTCGCCCTGGACGCCGTCACGTCGAAGCCCGCACCCGGGGACACCCGCACCGGACCACAACGACGCGCCGGCGCCCTGACCGACCTCGCCCGCACCTGCCTGGACCGCGGCCTCCTGCGCCGCGGCGCGATCATCCGCCCCCACCTGTCCGTCCTGATCGACTACCCCACCCTGCACCACCTCACCACCCACACCGACGCAGGAGACAAGACCGGACAGACGGGAACCTGCACCTGTCCGGCCGACGGGCTCGGGCCCGTGACGCCCGCGGTGTTCGAGGACGGACAGGTCGTCCCCCGCGCCGTGCTGGACTCCCTGCTGTGCGACGCCGCCATCAGCCGCTACATCTTCGGACCCGACTCCCAACTCATCAACATCGGCCGCACCGAACGCATCTACCCCGACGAGCTCCGCCGCGCCATCATCGCCCGCGACACACACTGCCAATACCCCGGCTGCACCGCCCCACCACGACTATGCGAAGCCCACCACACCAAACACTGGGGCCGCGACCACGGCACCACCGACGCCACCACCGGAGTCCTCCTGTGCTGGCACCACCACATCCACGTCCACACCCACGACATCGACATCACCTGGAAAACCCACCCCACCGAAACCAGCACCGAAAAACACGGCAAACGCAGCAGAAAAAACGCACCCACCGGCCACTGGGAATTCACCGACCGCAACGGAAACCTCATACAATAG
- a CDS encoding diacylglycerol/lipid kinase family protein — MTDVLPPIPATRRRGGSGCPSAPGSPSAPGVPGAPGSPGAPETETTLVAFVANPTKRASASLHAAAIAQCQTRGLPAPLWFATTAEDPGVGQAQRALDLGATVVVAVGGDGTARAVAQALLGTRVPMGVIPLGTGNLLARNLGLPLTSTDHALRLALTGRERAIDVGWLRVEDDPRENLFLVMAGLGFDAALLGGADARLKARFGWAAYFISGARQWNARRLRAEIDVDGGAVISQRVRTLVIGNCGRLQGGLTLLPRARPDDGWLDVGAVGTRGGIQGWLELIHRVVLQSTGVRRRPRRAAGNAPIGHVRARRVRVRTDRPEAIQADGELLGRAQEVTARVDPGALLVLVA, encoded by the coding sequence ATGACCGACGTCCTCCCCCCGATCCCCGCCACCCGCCGGCGAGGCGGCAGCGGCTGCCCCAGTGCGCCCGGCTCCCCCAGTGCGCCCGGCGTCCCCGGCGCACCCGGATCGCCGGGGGCGCCCGAGACCGAGACCACCCTGGTCGCGTTCGTGGCAAACCCGACCAAGCGCGCGTCCGCGTCGTTGCACGCCGCGGCGATCGCCCAGTGCCAGACACGCGGGCTGCCCGCGCCGCTCTGGTTCGCGACGACCGCCGAGGACCCGGGCGTCGGTCAGGCCCAGCGCGCGCTCGACCTGGGCGCCACCGTCGTGGTCGCCGTCGGCGGCGACGGCACCGCGCGCGCCGTCGCGCAGGCCCTGCTCGGCACGCGCGTGCCGATGGGGGTGATCCCGTTGGGCACCGGAAACCTGCTCGCGCGCAACCTCGGACTGCCGCTGACCAGCACCGACCACGCACTGCGGCTCGCGCTGACCGGGCGGGAACGGGCGATCGACGTCGGCTGGCTGCGCGTGGAGGACGACCCGCGCGAGAACCTCTTCCTGGTGATGGCCGGCCTCGGCTTCGACGCCGCACTCTTGGGCGGGGCCGATGCTCGCCTCAAGGCCCGGTTCGGCTGGGCTGCCTACTTCATCTCCGGCGCTCGCCAGTGGAACGCCCGCCGTCTGCGCGCCGAGATCGACGTCGACGGCGGCGCGGTGATCTCGCAGCGCGTGCGCACCCTCGTGATCGGCAACTGCGGCCGCCTGCAGGGCGGGCTCACGCTGCTGCCCCGGGCCCGCCCCGACGACGGATGGCTCGACGTCGGCGCCGTCGGCACTCGGGGCGGGATCCAGGGCTGGCTCGAGCTGATCCACCGGGTCGTGCTCCAGAGCACCGGTGTGCGCCGACGCCCACGCCGCGCGGCCGGGAACGCGCCGATCGGCCACGTCCGAGCACGCCGTGTGCGCGTGCGCACGGATCGCCCCGAGGCAATCCAGGCCGACGGCGAGCTGCTCGGCCGCGCGCAGGAGGTCACCGCCCGCGTCGACCCGGGCGCCCTCCTCGTGCTGGTCGCCTGA
- a CDS encoding MarR family transcriptional regulator codes for MSTEPVPTDPLLLAAVRGLVRASRLVESGTGDLSVADFRVLSIIAMGDASPSRIADRLLLSRPTISSTLDSLGKRGLIDRLSVPGDARAATLSLTQDGADLLGRAERRMSRQLELLSERTPDAGQVVAALAWLDAAMEAVVTDRLARAASAATPT; via the coding sequence ATGTCCACCGAACCGGTCCCGACCGACCCGCTCCTGCTGGCCGCGGTCCGCGGCCTCGTGCGCGCGTCGCGCCTCGTCGAGAGCGGGACCGGCGATCTCAGCGTCGCGGACTTCCGCGTGCTGTCGATCATCGCCATGGGCGACGCCAGCCCGTCGCGGATCGCCGATCGGTTGCTGCTCAGCCGGCCGACGATCAGCTCGACGCTCGACTCGCTCGGCAAGCGCGGCCTGATCGACCGCCTGAGCGTGCCGGGGGACGCCCGGGCCGCGACGCTCTCGCTGACGCAGGACGGCGCGGACCTGCTCGGACGCGCCGAACGGCGCATGTCCCGCCAGCTGGAGCTGCTCAGCGAGCGGACTCCCGACGCGGGCCAGGTCGTCGCCGCCCTCGCCTGGCTCGATGCGGCCATGGAGGCCGTTGTGACCGATCGGCTGGCGCGCGCCGCGAGCGCGGCGACGCCGACGTGA